A stretch of Phoenix dactylifera cultivar Barhee BC4 chromosome 16, palm_55x_up_171113_PBpolish2nd_filt_p, whole genome shotgun sequence DNA encodes these proteins:
- the LOC103709820 gene encoding pentatricopeptide repeat-containing protein At4g02750-like — translation MNSTLKSVGERGRLVFNQNVKLTQLARSGRLEEAVKIFDGMTSRNTVTYNSMISAYAKNGRIAEARRLFDRMPFRNLISWNTMIAGFSHNDCVQEAFELFERMPKRDVFSWTLMISCYARNGELGKARCLFDRMPGEKSSVCYNAMVSGYAKNRRFEDAIKLLNEMPYRDLVSWNSVLAGYTQDEQVGLALKFFEDMPERDVFSWNLMVDGFVRIGDMDTALEFFRRIPCPNVVSWVTMLNGYCRSGRIIEARRLFDQMPERNVVSWNAMIAGYVQSLQIEEASRLFMEMPERNSVSWTTMISGFVRVGKLKDARELLDRMPFKNVAAQTAMINGYVRSNRMDDAHQLFEQISTRDVVCWNTMISAYAQCGRMDEAMLLFKKMPKKDVVSWNTMSAGYAQEGRMDEAVGIFEQISKRNTVSWNSIISGFTQNGFYTEALRYFVLMRKEGKKPDWSTFACGLSACANLAALQVGKQLHQLLQKSGHVDDLFAGNALIAMYARCGRISRARQIFDEMGVVDLVSWNSLIAAYALNGYGREAVSLFQEMETNGVRPDEVTFVSVLSACNHAGIVDEGLDLFNAISRAYLIRPVAEHYACVVDLLGRAGRLEEAFKLVQGMPIKATAGIWGALLGACRIHKNPELANFAAEKLFELEPHKTSNYVLLSNIHAEAGRWDEVERVRVLMKERGVQKQRGCSWIEIKNNVCAFSSDDSTQPRTAEVCTVLETLNAQMRNTGLMAGSCQIECG, via the coding sequence ATGAATTCCACCCTCAAGTCCGTGGGCGAGAGGGGGAGACTCGTCTTCAATCAAAATGTAAAGCTTACGCAGCTCGCGAGATCCGGCCGACTCGAAGAAGCCGTCAAAATCTTTGATGGAATGACAAGTCGAAACACTGTGACCTATAACTCCATGATCTCGGCGTATGCCAAGAATGGTAGAATAGCCGAAGCGAGGCGTCTCTTCGATCGGATGCCCTTCAGGAACTTGATTTCATGGAACACCATGATTGCCGGATTCTCCCATAATGACTGTGTTCAGGAGGCATTCGAATTGTTCGAAAGAATGCCCAAAAGGGACGTCTTTTCATGGACTTTGATGATTTCTTGTTACGCGCGGAATGGGGAATTGGGGAAGGCAAGGTGCCTCTTTGATCGAATGCCTGGAGAGAAGAGTtcggtttgttataatgcaatgGTCTCGGGTTATGCGAAGAATAGGAGATTCGAAGATGCCATCAAGTTATTGAATGAGATGCCGTATCGGGACTTGGTTTCATGGAACTCGGTGCTTGCAGGGTACACGCAGGATGAACAGGTGGGACTGGCTTTGAAGTTTTTTGAGGACATGCCAGAGAGGGATGTATTCTCATGGAACTTAATGGTTGATGGCTTTGTTCGAATTGGTGATATGGACACAGCGTTGGAGTTCTTTAGAAGGATTCCTTGCCCAAATGTTGTCTCATGGGTGACGATGCTCAATGGTTACTGCAGGAGTGGTCGGATCATTGAGGCTAGAAGGCTATTTGATCAAATGCCAGAGAGGAATGTGGTCTCCTGGAATGCAATGATTGCAGGATATGTGCAGAGTTTGCAAATAGAAGAGGCTAGTAGGTTGTTCATGGAGATGCCAGAGAGAAACTCAGTATCCTGGACAACAATGATTAGTGGATTTGTTCGTGTTGGGAAGCTTAAAGATGCGAGGGAACTGCTTGATAGGATGCCTTTTAAAAATGTTGCAGCGCAGACTGCAATGATCAATGGGTATGTTCGGAGTAACAGAATGGATGATGCTCATCAACTTTTTGAGCAAATCAGCACACGAGATGTTGTATGTTGGAATACAATGATCTCTGCCTATGCACAATGTGGAAGAATGGATGAAGCTATGCTATTATTCAAGAAGATGCCAAAAAAGGATGTTGTCTCTTGGAATACTATGTCCGCAGGGTATGCTCAAGAAGGGCGAATGGATGAAGCAGTTGGAATTTTCGAACAAATTAGTAAGAGAAATACAGTCTCATGGAATTCTATTATTTCTGGATTCACTCAAAATGGGTTCTATACAGAGGCACTTCGGTATTTTGTGTTGATGAGGAAGGAGGGCAAGAAACCTGATTGGTCTACATTTGCATGTGGCCTCAGTGCTTGCGCGAACCTTGCAGCTTTACAGGTCGGGAAGCAACTCCACCAACTTCTCCAGAAAAGTGGTCATGTCGATGATTTGTTTGCTGGTAATGCACTGATAGCTATGTATGCCAGGTGCGGAAGGATCTCGAGAGCGAGGCAAATCTTTGATGAGATGGGAGTGGTTGATCTTGTTTCATGGAATTCTTTGATTGCTGCTTATGCCTTGAATGGCTATGGAAGAGAGGCAGTCTCACTTTTTCAAGAGATGGAGACCAATGGGGTGAGGCCTGATGAGGTCACCTTTGTGAGTGTTCTATCAGCCTGCAACCATGCAGGAATAGTCGATGAAGGACTAGATTTGTTTAACGCCATAAGCAGAGCCTACTTAATTAGACCTGTGGCTGAGCATTACGCCTGTGTCGTCGACTTGCTTGGCCGAGCAGGGAGATTGGAAGAAGCATTCAAACTCGTGCAGGGAATGCCGATCAAGGCAACTGCTGGTATATGGGGTGCCTTACTTGGGGCTTGCCGGATACATAAGAATCCAGAGCTTGCGAATTTTGCTGCTGAGAAGCTATTTGAACTCGAACCCCACAAGACTTCAAACTATGTGCTGTTGTCAAACATACATGCTGAGGCAGGTAGATGGGATGAGGTTGAAAGAGTGAGGGTTTTGATGAAAGAGAGAGGAGTGCAGAAGCAACGTGGCTGCAGTTGGATTGAAATTAAGAACAACGTCTGTGCCTTTTCCTCTGATGATTCAACACAGCCAAGAACAGCAGAAGTGTGCACTGTTTTGGAGACATTGAATGCACAGATGAGAAATACAGGGCTTATGGCTGGTTCATGTCAAATAGAATGTGGATGA
- the LOC103709821 gene encoding probable UDP-arabinose 4-epimerase 1 — translation MLPANRSRPGTRSVRPWSFSEMDYSDPKRKPHFLNKILVAAVLTVMCILVLKQTPCYREISPFSIHERGVTHVLVTGGAGYIGSHAALRLLKDSYRVTIVDNLSRGNIGAIKVLQERFPEPGRLQFIYADLGDAKAVKQIFAENAIDAVMHFAAVAYVGESTLEPLRYYHNITSNTLTVLEAMAAYGVKTLIYSSTCATYGEPEKMPITEETPQFPINPYGKAKKMSEDIILDFSKKSNMAVMILRYFNVIGSDPEGRLGEAPRPELREHGRISGACFDAALGIIPGLKVKGTDYETPDGTCIRDYIDVTDLVDAHMKALDKAEPNKVGIYNVGTGKGRSVREFVEACKQATGVDIKVDYLSRRPGDYAEVYSDPSKINRELNWTAKHTDLLESLGVAWRWQKEHRNGYGSPRAMAS, via the exons ATGCTACCAGCCAACCGGAGCAGACCTGGGACTAGGTCTGTCAGACCTTGGTCCTTTTCAG AAATGGACTACTCCGATCCAAAACGCAAGCCTCATTTTCTCAATAAAATTCTTGTGGCTGCTGTTCTGACAGTCATGTGCATACTTGTGCTGAAACAAACTCCTTGTTATAGAGAAATAAGCCCG TTCTCCATCCACGAACGTGGGGTGACGCATGTCTTAGTAACAGGAGGTGCTGGCTATATAGGCTCACATGCTGCACTTCGACTATTAAAGGACTCATATCGAGTGACTATAGTG GATAATCTTTCTAGGGGAAATATTGGGGCCATTAAGGTTCTCCAGGAACGATTCCCAGAGCCTGGAAGACTTCAATTTATATATGCTGATCTAGGAGATGCAAAAGCT GTTAAACAAATATTTGCGGAAAATGCAATTGATGCTGTTATGCACTTTGCAGCTGTGGCTTATGTGGGTGAAAGCACGCTAGAACCTCTTAG GTACTATCACAATATAACATCGAATACTTTGACTGTGCTAGAAGCTATGGCAGCCTATGGTGTTAAAACCCTAATTTACTCTAGTACATGTGCAACTTATGGAGAGCCTGAAAAGATGCCCATCACAGAAGAAACTCCTCAG TTTCCGATTAACCCATATGGGAAGGCTAAGAAAATGTCTGAGGACATCATTTTGGATTTCTCAAAGAAATCAAACATGGCCGTAATGATTTTAAG ATATTTCAATGTCATTGGATCTGATCCAGAGGGAAGACTAGGCGAAGCTCCCAGACCTGAATTGCGAGAGCATGGACGTATTTCTGGTGCATGCTTTGATGCAGCTTTAGGAATTATTCCAGGTCTGAAG GTTAAAGGAACTGACTATGAAACGCCTGATGGAACCTGTATACGAGACTATATTGATGTCACTGATCTTGTTGATGCTCATATGAAAGCCCTTGACAAGGCAGAACCAAATAAAGTTGGCATATACAATGTCGGAACAGGAAAAG GTAGATCAGTAAGAGAGTTTGTGGAAGCATGCAAGCAAGCAACTGGGGTTGACATTAAGGTTGATTACCTTAGCCGCCGTCCCGGCGATTATGCTGAAGTTTATAGTGACCCGTCCAAGATAAATCGTGAATTGAACTGGACAGCAAAACACACAGACCTTCTGGAGAGCCTTGGTGTTGCATGGAGATGGCAGAAAGAACATAGGAATGGCTATGGTTCGCCACGGGCTATGGCTTCCTGA
- the LOC103709822 gene encoding protein PAT1 homolog 1-like: MGGIDGEGGVSENPNPNDDVKELGAGAADNARFDASQYAFFGKEVMEEVELGGLEDDAGFIGLHDEEYRFSSIGDREEVEGLGSLSDIDDLTSTFAKLNRTISDPRSAGVIGDRRSFSRESSSTADWMQEADCSNWIDENIIDAENFQEGKRWWSQPRPSSSSLSESKPLYRASSYPQQQPQQHSSEPILTPKSSFTSYPPPGGRSQISPNLTRHASIPSLTAGLQMAPPNLSPFSGPQHHLAGLLHGLHYGGNMSQFGSPGLSFNNQPQNHWLNQTSLFAGEHPNLLPNFLQQHLPQPNGSVPSQLRLQQQQRVQQVQPSLPPFSRLQSPLLSSHPPEIMNKLDAILGISGLRDQRSKSSQRGKQNMRYPQQSSDTSSPKGDNRWPQFRSKYMSAEEIESILRMQNAATHSNDPYIDDYYHQACVAKKSAGSRLKHHFFPTFIRDLPSRSRGNNEPHAFLQVDALGRVAFSSIRRPRPLLEVDLPSASGDGIHEQKSSVKPLEQEPMLAARITIEDGLCFLLDIDDIDRMLQFSQQQDGGFQLRRRRQVLLESFAASLELVDPLGPVKAGHSGGLAPKDDLVFLRLASLPKGRKLLSRYLQLLIPGSELTRIVCMAIFRHLRFLFGGLPSDSSAAETTIDLAKTVSSCVCSMELSALSACLAAVVCSSEQPPLRPLGSSAGDGASMILKSVLDRATDVLTEPHAASNYSMSNRALWQASFDAFFGLLTKYCGSKYDSILQMLHMQALNTSIIGSEAARAVSREMPVELLRASLPHTNEHQRKMLLDFAQRSKPVTGFSVHGGGSGPVTSESVPG, from the exons ATGGGGGGGATAGATGGAGAGGGTGGGGTTTccgaaaaccctaaccctaatgaCGATGTCAAAGAATTGGGCGCTGGTGCTGCAG ATAATGCTCGCTTTGATGCTTCACAGTATGCATTCTTCGGTAAGGAGGTCATGGAGGAAGTTGAATTAGGGGGTTTAGAAGATGATGCTGGATTTATCGGGCTTCATGATGAAGAATACCGTTTTAGTTCTATTGGAGATAGAGAAGAG GTTGAAGGTTTGGGATCTTTATCTGATATAGATGATCTTACAAGTACTTTTGCAAAG TTGAACAGAACTATTAGTGACCCAAGGAGTGCTGGGGTTATTGGTGATAGAAGATCTTTTTCCAGAGAAA GCTCTTCAACTGCAGACTGGATGCAGGAGGCAGATTGTTCAAACTGGATTGACGAGAATATAAtagatgctgaaaattttcaggaGGGCAAACGATGGTGGTCACAACCACGTCCATCATCATCTAGTCTTTCAGAATCAAAACCCCTGTATAGAGCATCATCATATCCTCAACAACAGCCACAACAACACTCCAGTGAACCAATTCTTACACCTAAATCATCTTTCACATCCTATCCTCCACCTGGTGGACGATCTCAGATTTCACCCAACCTCACACGTCATGCAAGCATTCCATCTCTAACTGCTGGGCTTCAGATGGCTCCTCcaaatctctctcctttttctggTCCGCAGCATCATTTGGCAGGACTACTGCATGGATTGCATTATGGTGGAAACATGTCTCAGTTTGGCTCTCCAGGCCTCTCTTTTAATAACCAGCCGCAGAATCACTGGTTGAATCAAACCAGCCTATTTGCAGGGGAACATCCAAATCTGCTGCCTAACTTCCTACAGCAACATTTGCCGCAGCCAAATGGCTCAGTCCCTTCACAGCTACgtttgcagcagcagcagagagTGCAACAGGTCCAGCCATCTCTGCCTCCTTTTTCTCGCTTGCAGTCTCCCTTACTCAGTTCCCATCCTCCAGAAATAATGAATAAGCTTGATGCAATTCTTGGTATATCTGGCTTGAGAGACCAGAGATCCAAATCATCACAAAGAGGAAAACAGAACATGCGGTATCCTCAACAATCTTCTGATACCAGCAGCCCGAAAGGTGACAATAGGTGGCCACAGTTTAGGTCCAAGTACATGTCAGCTGAAGAGATTGAAAGCATTTTGAGAATGCAGAATGCTGCAACTCATAGCAATGATCCGTATATAGACGATTACTATCACCAAGCTTGTGTTGCAAAAAAGTCTGCTGGTTCAAGGCTGAAGCACCATTTCTTTCCAACATTTATTCGAGATCTGCCTTCTCGGTCACGAGGTAATAATGAGCCACATGCATTTCTTCAGGTTGACGCACTTGGGAGGGTTGCATTTTCGTCCATTCGTAGGCCCCGCCCTCTCCTTGAAGTTGACCTGCCTTCAGCCTCAGGTGATGGCATCCATGAACAGAAATCTTCAGTAAAGCCCCTTGAACAAGAGCCGATGCTGGCAGCTAGAATCACCATTGAAGACGGTCTTTGCTTCCTCCTTGATATAGATGATATTGACCGGATGTTACAGTTTAGCCAACAACAAGATGGTGGCTTCCAGCTGAGACGGAGGCGCCAGGTCCTTTTGGAAAGCTTTGCAGCATCTCTTGAGCTCGTTGATCCACTTGGCCCGGTTAAAGCTGGTCATTCGGGTGGGCTTGCCCCAAAAGATGATCTTGTGTTTCTTCGCCTAGCATCTCTTCCTAAGGGCCGGAAGCTCCTGTCACGCTACCTTCAGCTTCTTATTCCCGGCAGTGAGCTCACTCGGATAGTTTGCATGGCCATTTTCCGGCATCTACGGTTTTTATTTGGTGGTTTGCCATCAGATTCTAGTGCAGCAGAAACAACAATAGATCTTGCCAAGACTGTTTCTTCATGTGTATGTAGTATGGAGCTGAGTGCACTCAGTGCTTGCCTTGCTGCTGTTGTTTGCTCATCTGAACAGCCACCTCTTCGCCCACTTGGTAGTTCAGCCGGTGATGGAGCATCGATGATTTTAAAATCTGTTCTTGACAGAGCAACGGACGTTTTGACAGAGCCCCATGCCGCAAGCAACTACAGCATGTCTAACCGAGCTCTTTGGCAAGCATCATTTGATGCCTTTTTTGGGCTTCTTACAAAGTACTGTGGGAGTAAATATGACAGTATATTGCAAATGTTGCACATGCAGGCGCTTAACACTTCAATTATTGGGTCTGAAGCAGCCAGAGCAGTAAGCAGGGAGATGCCTGTGGAGCTGCTACGCGCGAGCCTTCCTCATACAAATGAGCACCAGCGCAAGATGCTGCTTGATTTTGCTCAGAGATCCAAGCCCGTAACTGGTTTTAGCGTCCATGGAGGTGGCAGTGGTCCTGTGACCTCCGAATCAGTTCCTGGCTAA